The proteins below are encoded in one region of Leucoraja erinacea ecotype New England chromosome 26, Leri_hhj_1, whole genome shotgun sequence:
- the LOC129709591 gene encoding uncharacterized protein LOC129709591 — MEPVDKQKQLRAALVNRLSEGVIGDLADAMQEAEVINKSEYEDIRQENKTTINKARCLIGIVWGKGSRAIEKLIQSLNKTDPELCYHLNISSKENKRVPTAPPAPVIEEWNTPRPEPPTPPVVLSPGDWTTPSPQWQNNELSQMAGRPAVGSGWAVPQDLYGGIIPTKPTVTHGAAAQSCRQFVKTNVSIQPLFSMGTSVQGGKTPRRAAEQKESGKGKPVGRGAPKQKRAGVRGPKEESRGPKEESLESQRRKLES, encoded by the coding sequence ATGGAACCTGTGGACAAGCAGAAACAGTTGAGGGCCGCTTTGGTGAATAGGCTCAGCGAGGGCGTCATTGGTGATCTAGCGGATGCAATGCAGGAGGCAGAAGTGATAAACAAATCTGAATATGAAGATATTCGTCAAGAAAATAAAACAACCATAAACAAGGCTAGATGTCTTATTGGTATTGTATGGGGAAAGGGATCTCGCGCCATTGAAAAACTAATTCAGAGTCTGAATAAGACAGATCCAGAGCTGTGCTACCATCTGAACATTTCCTCGAAGGAAAACAAACGTGTCCCAACCGCTCCACCAGCACCAGTGATAGAAGAATGGAATACTCCGCGTCCAGAGCCACCCACTCCACCAGTGGTCCTCAGTCCTGGTGACTGGACGACTCCGTCTCCACAGTGGCAGAATAATGAGCTTTCTCAGATGGCGGGCAGGCCAGCAGTGGGATCGGGGTGGGCCGTGCCGCAGGATCTATACGGCGGAATAATCCCCACCAAACCCACCGTCACCCATGGAGCTGCCGCACAGTCATGCCGGCAGTTTGTTaagacaaatgtctccattcagCCGCTATTCAGCATGGGCACATCTGTACAAGGAGGAAAGACACCCCGGCgggcagcagagcagaaagagtcCGGCAAGGGGAAGCCGGTGGGCCGCGGAGCCCCAAAGCAGAAGAGAGCCGGGGTCCGGGGTCCTAAAGAAGAAAGCCGGGGTCCTAAAGAAGAAAGCCTGGAGTCCCAAAGAAGAAAGCTGGAGTCCTAA